GTGCCTTGTTAAGATCGACGCTGACTGCTGCAAAGGGTTTAGAAAGATCCTCAATATTTTGAACATTTATAAACTTTTCAACCAGACCTTCTATATAGTTCCCGCTAAAAAGCCCGCCCTTGGGCCAAGTTGGTCCTAGCATAAAGGGTAAGTCTGTCATTGCGATATTTGTTGAAAACTCCTCAAGACTTTCCAGTTTGCCCGAGATGTATACTGCCCCTATCAGAGCCCCTATGCTGGTGCCGGCAACAACATCAAATTCAATTCCCGCCTCCTTGAGAACTTTCAGTACTCCGAGATGCGCAAACCCCTTTGCCCCTCCCCCACCCAATGCGAGTCCTAATTTCATATCTATATTCTAATTAAGTTTTATGAGATAAATCAAGAACACTAAAGAGTATCAAAAAACTGCTTAATATGCTGGGTGAGTTCTTCATACTCTAAGAGAAAAGAATCGTGCCCGTAGGGTGATTCTATTTCTTCGTACTCATAGGGGACATCATTTGCCTTAAGGGCTTGGACAATTTCCTCTGATTGATAGGACGGGAAGAGCCAGTCCGAGGTAAAAGAAGATACAAAGACTTTTTTACAGTTTATTCTTTTAAATGATTGCTCAAGACTATCGTAGCCCTCAGCGGCATCGTATAGATCAATTGCCCGCATAATGTAGATGTAGCTGTTGGCATCAAAACGGTCCACAAATTTTGAGCCCTGATATTCCAGATAGTTTTCAATATCAAATTTGCTGCCGAGCTTGGTTTTCATATTCTCGGGGTCTGAGTGCTTTCTTCCAAATTTCTCCCAAAGCCAGTTGTGGTGAAGATACGTTATGTGTCCAATCATTCTGGCAACGCTAAGACCTTTGTTGGGAAGCTCCTGTCCATAATAATCCCCACCTTTAAAGTTTGGGTCATCTATTATTGCCCTTATTCCTACTTTATGAATTGCGATTGACTGGGGGTTTGAAACTGGTCCGGAGGCAACAAGTACTATTGAGTCTACTATCTCAGGGTATATAAGCGCCCACTCAATTGCCTGCATACCTCCCATAGAGCCGCCGATCACTGATTTTATTCTATTAATCCCAAGATGGTCTAAAAGCTCTTTTTGGACACGGACCATATCACGTACAGTGACTAAAGGAAAGCTCATGCCATAGGGTCTTCCGGTTTCAGGGTTTATAGACGAAGGACCAGTTGTGCCGTAGCAGCTCCCAAGGATGTTAGAGCAGATTACGAAATACTTGTCCGTATCAAAAGCTCTTTCTGAGCCGATCATTACATCCCACCAGCCGGGCTGTTTGTCATCAGCGCTGTGTCTGCCGGCTGCATGAGCATTTGCTGTGAGGGCGTGCTCAACTAAAATCACGTTGTCACGCGCCTCATTTAGCTCTCCATAGGTTTCATACGCAACTGTTATAGGGCCTA
This window of the Thermodesulfobacteriota bacterium genome carries:
- a CDS encoding homoserine O-acetyltransferase, with amino-acid sequence MKTRELGESPVVIVEEGSVGIVETKYHTFADGPNKFVMDNGLELGPITVAYETYGELNEARDNVILVEHALTANAHAAGRHSADDKQPGWWDVMIGSERAFDTDKYFVICSNILGSCYGTTGPSSINPETGRPYGMSFPLVTVRDMVRVQKELLDHLGINRIKSVIGGSMGGMQAIEWALIYPEIVDSIVLVASGPVSNPQSIAIHKVGIRAIIDDPNFKGGDYYGQELPNKGLSVARMIGHITYLHHNWLWEKFGRKHSDPENMKTKLGSKFDIENYLEYQGSKFVDRFDANSYIYIMRAIDLYDAAEGYDSLEQSFKRINCKKVFVSSFTSDWLFPSYQSEEIVQALKANDVPYEYEEIESPYGHDSFLLEYEELTQHIKQFFDTL